The stretch of DNA AGGCCGAGAAGGATCACGGCGTGCGGGATATAGTGCTTGAACAGGCGGATCATCGGCGCAGGGAGCCTCGGGCTAAGGGGTTGTGCACCCCTCCCCTCTAGCGGCGAGTGCTTAAGTGTCGGTAAACCTTACACTCGCCGCGCAAGCCCTTGGGAATGGGCGAAGTCGGCGGTTAACGAGGCGTGACCGAGACACCGTGCCTAGAGGTGCTGCGCGCTGGCAAGGCGCGGGGTCGCGGGAGTGAGGCAGTCGGCCCGGCCGCAGCGGGGGCAGCCGATGCCCAATGGCACCGCATCCTCCGGGGCAAGCGAAATGCCGCGCGCCTGCGCCAGCTCCCCGGCGAAGCGCGCCTCGACCCCCAGCACGATCGCGCGGCGGGCGGAGCAGGCCGCGCCATCGACTTCGACCGTGCGGGCGATGGTGAACCAGTGGCGCGGAGCGGCCTCGCCCTCGCCGAAAGTGACCGTCTGAGTCAGCATCTGCCCGCGGCTCTCGAAAGCGGCATAAGGAACCCACGCGGGCCAGCGCGCCCCTGCGAGCGGATAATGCGCGCCGCTTGCCCCCGCAGTGAAGCCGAGCATACGGCCCGTGCGACCGAACCGCGCACTGAAGAACGGCAGGCCCCGCTCGCTCACCCGCTGGAGCGTGGTCAGGCGCTGGGCGAGCTGGTCGAAACTCACCGCGAAGCGCCGCTGGAGCACGGCGAGGTCATAACCGGTCTGCTCGCAGGCACGCAGGAAGCGGCGATAGGGCATCAGGAGTGCAGCGGCGAGGTAATCGAGCACGTGGTTGCGAAAGGCCGCGCGCGCCTCCTCGCTCGAAAGGCGCGCTCCTGCGACCAGTTCCTCGATCCTGTCGCGCTGTTCGAGCGCGCCGACCTGCCGCGCGATCTGGAACCGCCGCGCGGCGCCCGGCAGCATTTCGGAGAGCTGCAACTGCCGCGCATGGAGGTCGAGGCGCTGAACCATGCCGGGCATGACCTCTGCCGGCAGGATGCGGACCGAAAGGCGGTGCTGCTCGCGCAGCCGCTCCCCGAGCGCGGCGGCCATGTCCCCGCGCGAGAGGCGCAATTCATCGGCGAGATCCTCGGCCGCGTGGTCAAGGTCGGGAAAGTGGTTCTGCCAGCGCTCGATCGCCTCGCGCGCGTCGCCTTCCGGGTCCTCTATCCGCGCACCCGCCTCGCCCGCATTGTCGTAAAGCCGGGCGAAGGCGGCGGCGGCCTGGGGGGCGGCGGCAAGGAATTCCTGCACCTCCTCGCGATCGATACCGAGATCGGCGAAACGCTTGTCCGCGAGCCGCCGGGCGAGGCCGTCGATCCCGCCGATCGCCTCGTCCTCGCGCAGGGAGCGCGGGTCGAAATCGAAGCGTTCGATCACCTGCACCAGCACGCGCGCGGAAAGCGGGCGCTGGTTCCTTTCGATGAGGTTGAGGTAGGACGGCGAGATACCAAGCGCGGCGGCCATCGCGGCCTGGGTCATGCCCTCACGCTTTCGCAGGCGGCGCAGCGAGGGTCCGGCAAGAAGGGCACTTTCAGACATGATCGTTTTCCAGACGGCTTCGTTTTGTAAATACCTTTACATTCTTACACGATTCTTCCGCCAGATCACCCCATACAGACAAGATATTCTGTAATTTTTCCTGTCTTGCTGCACCGCAGCGCGCCACACGCGGCTCATCCACTCCCCAGGACGCGAAGGAGATTCACGAGCCATGACTTATCAGGACACCATCGCCCATATGCAGGGCCTCGTCAGCGCCAACGGCAACTGGAGCGGGATCGACCCCGAAAGCGCGGCGCGCATGGTCATCCAGAACCGCTTCCGCACCGGGCTCGACATCGCCAAGTACACCGCGAAAATCATGCGCGAGGACATGGATGCCTACGACGCCGACCCGACGCAGTACACGCAGTCGCTCGGCTGCTGGCACGGCTTCATCGGCCAGCAGAAGATGATCTCCATCAAGAAGCACTTCGGTTCGACCAAGCGCCGCTACCTCTACCTCTCGGGCTGGATGGTCGCCGCGCTGCGCAGCGAATTTGGCCCCCTGCCCGACCAGTCGATGCACGAAAAGACCGCCGTTCCGGGTCTGATCGGCGAACTCTACACCTTCCTCAAGCAGGCCGACGCGCGCGAACTCGGCATGATGTTCCGCGCTCTCGACGAAGCGCGCGAGGCCGGTGACGAGGTCAAGGCCCGCGAAATCCAGAAGAGCGTCGACAACTACGAAACCCATGTCGTTCCGATCATAGCCGACATCGATGCGGGCTTCGGCAATGCGGAAGCCACCTATCTCCTCGCCAAGAAGATGATCGAGGCGGGCGCCTGCGCGCTGCAGATCGAGAACCAGGTGTCGGACGAGAAGCAATGCGGCCACCAGGACGGCAAAGTGACGGTCCCGCACGAGGACTTCATCGCCAAGATCCGCGCCTGCCGCCACGCCTTCCTCGAGCTCGGCGTGGATGACGGCATCATCGTCGCGCGCACCGATTCGCTCGGCGCCGGCCTGACGAAGCAGATCGCCTATTCGAAGGAGCCGGGCGACCTCGGCGACCAGTACAACAGCTTCCTCGACGCCGAGGAAGTCGATCCGGCGAACATCACCAACGGCCAGGTCTTCATCAGCCGTGACGGCAAGCTGATGGCGCCCAAGCGGCTGCCGTCGAACCTCTATCAGTTCCGCCCCGGCACTGGCGTGGACCGGGTCGTGCTCGATTGCATCACCTCGCTCCAGAACGGCGCCGACCTGCTGTGGATCGAAACCGAAAAGCCCCATGTCGAACAGATCGCCGGCATGGTCGACAAGATCCGCGAAACGGTTCCGAACGCGAAGCTCGTCTACAACAACTCGCCCTCGTTCAACTGGACGCTGAACTTCCGCCAGCAGGTGTTCGATGCGTGGGAAGAAGCGGGCAAGGACGTCTCCGCCTATGACCGCGCGAAGCTGATGAGTGTCGATTACGACGACAGCGAACTCGCCGCCGAGGCCGATGCGAAGATCAAGAGCTTCCAGGCCGATGCGGCGAAGCGGGCGGGCATCTTCCACCACCTCATCACGCTTCCGACCTATCACACCGCGGCGCTGTCGACCGACAACCTCGCGCGCGAATATTTCGGCGAGGAGGCCATGCTCGGCTACGTCAAGAACGTGCAGCGCAAGGAAATCCGCGAAGGGATCGCCTGCGTGAAGCACCAGAACATGGCGGGCTCCGACATCGGCGACGATCACAAGGAATACTTCGCCGGCGAAGCCGCTCTCAAGGCGGCGGGCAAGGACAACACCATGAACCAGTTCGAGGCCGCCTGATCCGGTCCCGGCATCCCGTGAGCCGTTTGCAACCGGCCTTGCGGGATGCCGCCTCAAGCTGCATGAGTGTCCGCATGAACGGCGCATCCGCCCATGCGCCCGATGCCGGACAGGGAGACATCCGATGAGCGACACCACCAATACCGACGCCCCGAAAAGCGAGCCGGGCCGCGCCCGCGCGCTGCTTTCGACCGCGGACATGAAGCTGCTGCGCCGCGCTCTCGAAAGCCACGCGCGCACCACCGAAGACCGCGAGGAACTCGCCAAGATCAACGCGCTGCACCACCGCCTCGGCACCTACGTGCCTTCGACCGAGTAGGCGCACGCCCCTTCACCGGTTCTCCTGGGGAGGAGAAGACGGCCGTCGGATGCAGGGTCAGCCCTGCGCCCGGCGGCCGTTACTTTTCTTTCAAGCCCCCTCCTCCCCCGGAGGAGAGGGTTGGGGGTGGTGGGGCCCCGGCGGTCGGGACCGGAAGCGGGGCAGCCCTACCCGCCCTTCTTCGCCATCAGGTCCAGCGTCGCCGCAGTCAGCGCCTCGGTCGCGGTCGCGATCACGGCCGGCGCGTCGGGCGCCCAGAAAGGCGAGTGCAGGCTGACAAGCTCGACCTCGCCGCGCTGGGCCGCCTCGTATCGCTCCATCGGAACCCCGCCGACCCAGAAGATCAGCGATTCGATATTGTCCGGATCCGCGCGGTGGAACTGGCCGAAATCCTCGCCTCCCATGACACTCGGCACCTGGAACACGCGTTCGGGGAAGCGATCCTTGAGCTTGGCCATCACCGCCTCGGTGAATTCGGGCGTGTTGTAGGTGGACGGCGTGTAGGGTTCCTCGACCTCGACCACGGGCAGCAGTTCCTCGGGCAGGCCCGCTGCGAGCGCTTCGGCCTTCGCAATGCGGCGGATGCCGTCGAGCAGGTGCGCACGCGATTCATCGCTGTAGGAACGCACGGTCAGCTGCAGCTTCGCGGTGTCGGGGATGATGTTGTGTTTCGTGCCGGCAAGGAAGCTGCCGACCGTCACCACGGCCGAATCGAGCGGGTTCGTCTCCCGGCTCACCAGCGTCTGGAGCCGCGTGACGATGTTCGCGGCAACGACGATGGGATCCTTGGTCGTGTGCGGATAGGCGCCGTGCCCGCCGACGCCCTTTACCGTGATGTCGACGCTGTCCACGTTCGCAAGCGCATAGCCCGGCGAATAACCGATCATGCCCGCGGGCGCCTGCGCCGCGTCGTGAAAGCCGAGCACGTAGTCGGGCTTGGGAAAGCGCTCGAACAACCCGTCCTCCAGCATCGCAAGCGCGCCGAGGCCCAGCTCTTCGGCCGGCTGGAGGATCATCACC from Erythrobacter sp. encodes:
- a CDS encoding short-chain fatty acyl-CoA regulator family protein; its protein translation is MSESALLAGPSLRRLRKREGMTQAAMAAALGISPSYLNLIERNQRPLSARVLVQVIERFDFDPRSLREDEAIGGIDGLARRLADKRFADLGIDREEVQEFLAAAPQAAAAFARLYDNAGEAGARIEDPEGDAREAIERWQNHFPDLDHAAEDLADELRLSRGDMAAALGERLREQHRLSVRILPAEVMPGMVQRLDLHARQLQLSEMLPGAARRFQIARQVGALEQRDRIEELVAGARLSSEEARAAFRNHVLDYLAAALLMPYRRFLRACEQTGYDLAVLQRRFAVSFDQLAQRLTTLQRVSERGLPFFSARFGRTGRMLGFTAGASGAHYPLAGARWPAWVPYAAFESRGQMLTQTVTFGEGEAAPRHWFTIARTVEVDGAACSARRAIVLGVEARFAGELAQARGISLAPEDAVPLGIGCPRCGRADCLTPATPRLASAQHL
- a CDS encoding isocitrate lyase gives rise to the protein MTYQDTIAHMQGLVSANGNWSGIDPESAARMVIQNRFRTGLDIAKYTAKIMREDMDAYDADPTQYTQSLGCWHGFIGQQKMISIKKHFGSTKRRYLYLSGWMVAALRSEFGPLPDQSMHEKTAVPGLIGELYTFLKQADARELGMMFRALDEAREAGDEVKAREIQKSVDNYETHVVPIIADIDAGFGNAEATYLLAKKMIEAGACALQIENQVSDEKQCGHQDGKVTVPHEDFIAKIRACRHAFLELGVDDGIIVARTDSLGAGLTKQIAYSKEPGDLGDQYNSFLDAEEVDPANITNGQVFISRDGKLMAPKRLPSNLYQFRPGTGVDRVVLDCITSLQNGADLLWIETEKPHVEQIAGMVDKIRETVPNAKLVYNNSPSFNWTLNFRQQVFDAWEEAGKDVSAYDRAKLMSVDYDDSELAAEADAKIKSFQADAAKRAGIFHHLITLPTYHTAALSTDNLAREYFGEEAMLGYVKNVQRKEIREGIACVKHQNMAGSDIGDDHKEYFAGEAALKAAGKDNTMNQFEAA
- a CDS encoding amidohydrolase codes for the protein MKHLMAGAALAFAMAVPAKADELRDAVEEDMPGLVELYRDLHANPELSFQEFETAKKLAARARGLGFEVTEGVGKTGVVAVMKNGEGPTVMLRADMDALPVTEQTGLPYASKARGTPASGVESGIMHACGHDTHMAAWVGTAQLMAERRDEWSGTLVMILQPAEELGLGALAMLEDGLFERFPKPDYVLGFHDAAQAPAGMIGYSPGYALANVDSVDITVKGVGGHGAYPHTTKDPIVVAANIVTRLQTLVSRETNPLDSAVVTVGSFLAGTKHNIIPDTAKLQLTVRSYSDESRAHLLDGIRRIAKAEALAAGLPEELLPVVEVEEPYTPSTYNTPEFTEAVMAKLKDRFPERVFQVPSVMGGEDFGQFHRADPDNIESLIFWVGGVPMERYEAAQRGEVELVSLHSPFWAPDAPAVIATATEALTAATLDLMAKKGG